In a genomic window of Pseudomonas mohnii:
- a CDS encoding bifunctional 4-hydroxy-2-oxoglutarate aldolase/2-dehydro-3-deoxy-phosphogluconate aldolase produces MKNPSPTVSMADKVALIDDLCARARILPVITIAREQDVLPLADALAAGGLTALEVTLRSQFGLKAIQILREQRPELVTGAGTVLDRHMLAAAEAAGSQFIVTPGITRDLLEASVASPIPLLPGISNASGIMEGYGLGYRRFKLFPAEVSGGVAAIKALGGPFGEVKFCPTGGVGPANIKSYMALKNVMCVGGSWMLDPEWIKNGDWARIQECTAEALALLD; encoded by the coding sequence ATGAAAAACCCATCCCCGACCGTTTCCATGGCGGACAAAGTTGCCCTGATCGACGACCTCTGCGCCAGGGCGCGGATTCTGCCGGTCATCACCATCGCTCGCGAGCAGGACGTCCTGCCGCTGGCCGATGCGCTCGCCGCTGGCGGTCTGACCGCGCTGGAAGTGACTTTGCGTTCGCAGTTCGGCCTCAAGGCCATTCAGATCCTGCGTGAGCAGCGTCCGGAACTGGTGACCGGTGCCGGCACCGTGCTCGACCGCCACATGCTGGCGGCTGCGGAAGCTGCCGGTTCGCAGTTCATCGTGACGCCGGGCATTACCCGTGACCTGCTGGAAGCCAGCGTCGCCAGCCCGATCCCGCTGTTGCCGGGTATCAGCAATGCGTCGGGCATCATGGAGGGCTACGGTCTGGGCTATCGCCGCTTCAAGCTGTTTCCGGCGGAAGTCAGCGGCGGCGTCGCGGCCATCAAGGCCCTGGGCGGCCCGTTCGGCGAAGTGAAATTCTGCCCGACCGGCGGTGTCGGCCCGGCCAACATCAAAAGCTACATGGCGCTGAAAAACGTCATGTGCGTGGGCGGTAGCTGGATGCTTGATCCGGAGTGGATCAAGAACGGCGACTGGGCCCGCATTCAGGAGTGCACCGCCGAAGCTTTGGCGCTGCTGGACTGA
- a CDS encoding aminotransferase class V-fold PLP-dependent enzyme, whose protein sequence is MPDNTRRARDESFWRTFADRYDVQPGPINLENGYFGRMSRTVVEEYQRNIELINRSNSVYVRQRFEASDGLKIRARVAGLIDVPADAVALTRNASDGLQSLIRNYNRLQPGDQVLVCDLEYDTVKSAMRWLARHRGVEVIEIEHRHPASFDSLLTTYREAFVSYPRLKLMALTHVTHRTGLVMPVKAIAAAAREHGVDVILDGAHALGQLAFDLEELGIAFAAYNLHKWIGAPLTLGFLYIAPERLSDIDPDMGEMHFPITDIRARTPYSTPNIPALLTLPLVLEEHGAMGGAAAKGARLNYLRNLWVRAARELSGIEVLTPDDPRLCCGIASMRFTAHNDQQSMVERLLNDYNLFTVVRSGAACGPCIRITPGLTTTAADMAQLITALTELS, encoded by the coding sequence ATGCCCGATAACACCCGCCGCGCCCGTGATGAATCCTTCTGGCGGACGTTTGCCGACCGCTACGATGTCCAGCCCGGCCCGATCAACCTGGAAAACGGTTACTTCGGACGCATGTCGCGCACGGTGGTCGAGGAGTATCAGCGCAACATCGAACTGATCAACCGCAGTAACTCGGTCTATGTACGCCAGCGCTTCGAGGCGAGCGACGGCCTGAAGATCCGTGCGCGGGTGGCCGGACTGATTGATGTGCCCGCCGACGCGGTGGCGCTTACACGCAACGCCTCGGACGGCTTGCAGTCACTGATCCGCAACTACAACCGCTTGCAGCCGGGCGACCAGGTGCTGGTATGTGATCTGGAATACGACACGGTCAAGAGCGCCATGCGCTGGCTGGCCCGTCACCGTGGCGTCGAAGTGATCGAGATCGAACACCGGCATCCCGCCAGTTTCGACAGTTTGCTGACCACCTATCGCGAAGCTTTCGTGAGTTATCCACGGCTCAAGCTGATGGCCCTGACCCATGTCACCCATCGCACCGGCCTGGTGATGCCGGTCAAGGCGATTGCCGCCGCAGCCAGGGAACACGGGGTCGACGTAATCCTCGACGGCGCCCATGCATTGGGCCAGTTGGCGTTCGATCTCGAGGAGCTGGGCATCGCCTTCGCGGCCTATAACCTGCACAAATGGATCGGTGCGCCACTGACCCTGGGCTTCCTCTACATTGCCCCTGAACGCCTGAGCGACATCGACCCGGACATGGGCGAGATGCATTTCCCGATAACCGACATTCGCGCCCGTACGCCCTACAGCACCCCGAACATCCCGGCGTTGCTGACCTTGCCGCTGGTGCTGGAGGAGCATGGGGCCATGGGCGGCGCCGCCGCCAAGGGTGCACGGCTCAACTACCTGCGCAACCTGTGGGTTCGAGCGGCGCGTGAGCTGTCGGGCATTGAAGTGCTGACACCGGATGACCCAAGACTCTGTTGCGGCATCGCCTCGATGCGTTTCACCGCACACAACGATCAGCAGTCGATGGTCGAGCGGCTGCTCAACGACTACAACCTGTTCACCGTGGTGCGCAGCGGTGCGGCCTGCGGTCCCTGCATTCGCATTACGCCGGGACTGACCACCACCGCTGCCGACATGGCACAACTGATCACGGCGCTGACCGAACTGAGTTGA
- a CDS encoding MaoC family dehydratase has translation MTQVTNTPYEALEVGQTASFSKTVEERDIQLFAAMSGDHNPVHLDAEYAASTMFKERIAHGMFSGALISAAVACELPGPGTIYIGQQMSFQKPVKIGDTLTVRLEILEKLPKFRVRIATRVFNQRDELVVDGEAEILAPRKQQSVTLTELPAISIG, from the coding sequence ATGACCCAGGTTACCAACACCCCTTACGAAGCCCTTGAAGTCGGCCAGACCGCCAGCTTCAGCAAGACCGTCGAAGAGCGCGACATCCAGTTGTTCGCCGCGATGTCGGGCGACCACAATCCGGTACACCTGGACGCCGAATACGCCGCCAGCACCATGTTCAAGGAACGTATCGCCCACGGCATGTTCAGCGGCGCGCTGATCAGTGCGGCAGTGGCTTGCGAGTTGCCCGGGCCGGGCACGATTTATATCGGTCAACAGATGAGCTTTCAGAAGCCGGTGAAAATTGGCGACACCCTGACCGTGCGTCTGGAGATTCTCGAAAAGCTGCCGAAGTTTCGGGTGCGCATTGCCACCCGCGTGTTCAACCAGCGTGATGAACTGGTAGTGGATGGCGAAGCGGAAATTCTGGCGCCGCGCAAACAGCAGAGCGTGACCCTGACCGAGTTGCCGGCCATCAGCATCGGTTGA
- a CDS encoding MurR/RpiR family transcriptional regulator, producing the protein MRNLLEQIQNRLEELNKAERKVAEVILLNPQQATRFSIAALAQAASVSEPTVNRFCRSFGVSGYPELKLQLAQSLASGAAYVSRAVEADDNPEAYTQKIFGSAIASLDSACQALDPNLISRAVDLLIQARQIHFFGLGASAPVALDAQHKFFRFNLAVTAHADVLMQRMIASVAHTGELFVIISYTGRTRELVEVARIARENGASVLGLTAENSPLAKASTLSLNIPLPEDTDIYMPMTSRIIQLTVLDVLATGMTLRRGVDFQPHLRKIKESLNASRYPVGDEFN; encoded by the coding sequence GTGCGAAATTTACTGGAACAGATCCAGAATCGCCTTGAAGAGCTCAACAAGGCCGAACGCAAAGTCGCCGAGGTGATCCTGCTCAACCCACAGCAGGCCACTCGCTTCAGCATCGCCGCCCTCGCCCAGGCCGCTTCGGTCAGCGAACCGACGGTCAACCGTTTCTGCCGTTCATTCGGCGTCAGCGGCTACCCCGAGCTCAAGCTGCAACTGGCCCAAAGCCTGGCCAGCGGCGCGGCGTACGTCAGCCGAGCGGTGGAGGCCGACGACAATCCGGAAGCCTATACCCAGAAAATTTTCGGCAGCGCCATCGCCTCCCTCGACAGCGCTTGCCAGGCCCTCGATCCGAACCTGATCAGCCGCGCCGTCGACCTGCTGATCCAGGCCCGGCAGATCCACTTCTTCGGCCTCGGCGCCTCGGCCCCCGTGGCCCTGGATGCGCAGCACAAATTCTTCCGTTTCAACCTGGCCGTGACCGCCCATGCCGACGTGCTGATGCAGCGCATGATTGCTTCGGTGGCGCACACCGGCGAGTTGTTCGTGATCATTTCCTACACGGGGCGCACCCGCGAACTGGTGGAAGTGGCGCGCATCGCCCGGGAAAACGGCGCGTCGGTGCTGGGCTTGACCGCCGAGAACTCGCCGCTGGCCAAGGCCAGTACCTTGAGCCTGAATATTCCGCTGCCGGAAGACACCGACATCTACATGCCGATGACTTCGCGGATCATTCAGCTCACCGTGCTGGACGTGCTCGCCACCGGCATGACCTTGCGCCGTGGCGTGGATTTCCAGCCGCATCTGCGCAAGATCAAAGAGAGCCTGAATGCCAGCCGGTATCCGGTGGGCGACGAGTTCAATTGA
- a CDS encoding FUSC family protein, whose translation MPITFQALLAPDLRAVQFAIKTLIGGGLALWLALRWGLEQPAWALMTAFIVAQPLSGMVLQKGLARLLGTLIGTIMSVVFMGAFAQTPWLFLLALALWLGLCTASSTLLRSAWSYSFVLAGYTVAIIALPAIAHPLTVFDQAVARCTEICLGIVCATASSALLWPMRVELQLADQARAAWRSGMNAARATLAGDGQARKDLLEILGRIVAVDAQREHAWFEGRRGRQRARAISGLSQKLLMLLRIARSVRRQWKQLEPQESAQLSPWMHEVQEALGSGDPAPLQALRPRLLEASHARHISSAQSYCLVRLTLLMDTALAAGTALQAVEQGGESLDPPRSLTPHRDLSLALVFGARSALAFLVVSCFWLATAWPAAAGALLLTCVVCSLFASRENGAQIGMSFMRGIFLALPVAFIVGQILLPQWSSFAMLCLGLGVPLFFGALGMAKPQIGATATSFCLHFIVLVAPLNQMKFDVAVFFNSAQAMVIGVGAAVLAFHLLILRNPTWHARRLLAATLGDLVRLTRRNLAGAESWFGGRMADRLLQLARLYPELPEPARSRWDDGLLGLDIGDELLHLRLSLAVAQVPLTAPQRQYLEHLEKVLQQGPAGSRAEALAEPSQALLQSLYALPPDDAVKLAQGAVLQLQNSWRAWCRQQEDVDGLA comes from the coding sequence GTGCCCATCACTTTCCAGGCTTTATTGGCGCCTGACCTGCGTGCCGTGCAATTCGCGATCAAGACCCTGATCGGCGGAGGCCTGGCACTGTGGCTGGCCCTGCGCTGGGGGCTGGAGCAACCGGCCTGGGCGCTGATGACGGCGTTCATCGTGGCGCAGCCATTGTCCGGCATGGTGCTACAAAAGGGCCTGGCGCGGCTGTTGGGCACATTGATCGGGACGATCATGTCGGTGGTGTTCATGGGCGCTTTCGCCCAGACGCCGTGGTTGTTCCTGTTGGCCCTGGCGCTGTGGCTCGGACTGTGTACGGCGAGTTCGACCCTGCTGCGCAGCGCCTGGTCTTATTCATTTGTGCTGGCCGGGTACACGGTGGCGATCATTGCTTTGCCGGCCATTGCCCATCCGCTGACAGTGTTCGATCAGGCCGTGGCGCGATGCACGGAAATTTGCCTGGGGATTGTCTGTGCCACGGCCAGCAGTGCCTTGCTCTGGCCGATGCGGGTCGAGCTGCAACTGGCCGATCAGGCCCGTGCGGCCTGGCGCAGCGGTATGAACGCCGCGCGGGCGACCCTGGCCGGCGATGGCCAGGCGCGCAAGGACTTGCTGGAAATCCTCGGCAGAATCGTCGCGGTAGACGCCCAGCGCGAACACGCCTGGTTCGAAGGCCGTCGCGGCCGGCAACGTGCGCGGGCCATCAGCGGTCTGAGCCAGAAGTTGTTGATGTTGCTGCGCATCGCCCGTTCGGTTCGTCGTCAGTGGAAGCAGTTGGAGCCACAGGAGTCGGCGCAATTATCGCCCTGGATGCACGAAGTCCAGGAAGCGCTCGGCAGCGGCGATCCCGCGCCGTTGCAAGCCTTGCGCCCACGCTTGCTGGAGGCGTCCCATGCGCGGCATATCAGCTCCGCGCAAAGTTACTGCCTGGTGCGGTTGACCTTGTTGATGGACACCGCGCTGGCGGCCGGTACCGCGTTGCAAGCGGTGGAGCAGGGGGGGGAGTCCCTCGACCCGCCAAGATCCCTGACCCCACACCGTGACCTGTCCCTGGCGCTGGTGTTCGGTGCCCGCAGCGCGCTGGCCTTTCTGGTGGTTTCGTGTTTCTGGCTCGCGACGGCATGGCCCGCCGCGGCCGGGGCGCTATTGCTGACGTGTGTGGTGTGCAGCCTGTTCGCCAGCCGCGAGAACGGCGCGCAGATCGGCATGAGTTTCATGCGCGGGATTTTTCTGGCCCTTCCGGTGGCGTTTATCGTCGGACAGATTCTGCTGCCGCAATGGAGCAGTTTCGCGATGCTCTGTCTGGGCTTGGGCGTGCCATTGTTTTTCGGAGCGCTGGGCATGGCCAAACCGCAGATTGGCGCCACGGCGACTTCGTTCTGCCTGCACTTCATTGTGCTGGTGGCGCCGTTGAATCAGATGAAGTTCGACGTCGCCGTGTTTTTCAACAGTGCACAAGCCATGGTGATAGGCGTCGGTGCGGCGGTGCTGGCGTTTCATTTACTGATCCTGCGCAACCCGACCTGGCATGCTCGACGCCTGTTGGCCGCGACCCTTGGCGACCTGGTACGCCTGACCCGGCGCAATCTTGCCGGCGCCGAGAGCTGGTTCGGCGGACGCATGGCCGACCGTTTGCTGCAATTGGCGCGGCTTTATCCGGAGCTGCCGGAGCCAGCACGCAGTCGCTGGGACGATGGCTTGCTCGGCCTGGATATCGGCGATGAATTGTTGCACCTGCGCTTGAGCCTGGCAGTGGCGCAGGTGCCGCTGACCGCACCGCAACGGCAATACCTGGAGCACCTGGAAAAAGTCCTGCAACAAGGTCCGGCTGGCAGTCGCGCCGAAGCGTTGGCCGAGCCGAGCCAAGCCTTGCTGCAATCCTTGTACGCCTTGCCCCCCGATGACGCGGTGAAGCTGGCCCAGGGCGCGGTGCTGCAATTGCAAAACAGCTGGCGTGCCTGGTGCCGCCAGCAGGAGGACGTCGATGGGCTTGCGTGA
- a CDS encoding efflux RND transporter periplasmic adaptor subunit, producing the protein MRTSVRVAVTLCLVAVAIFAGFHLWQYYMLTPWTRDARIRADVVVISPDVSGWVRELKAYDNQQVKAGDLLLSIDRDRFEAALEKALAVVQTRQQQLNLREREASRRASLGPQAISAELRENAQINAGIARGELREAQAEAKMAQINLDRSQVYAPRNGHITNLRLAEGNYVNAGQSVMALIDDSTFYVQAYFEETKLPRIRVGDPVKVWLMSAGEALQGHVESISRGITDRNTTPDGQLLAEVEPTFNWVRLAQRIPVRIKLDHVPEGLNLSAGMTASVQVQEGAR; encoded by the coding sequence ATGCGTACCTCCGTACGTGTCGCGGTAACCCTGTGTCTGGTGGCGGTGGCGATTTTTGCCGGGTTCCATTTATGGCAGTACTACATGCTCACGCCCTGGACTCGCGACGCGCGAATTCGTGCCGATGTGGTGGTGATTTCCCCGGACGTGTCGGGTTGGGTGCGTGAACTCAAGGCGTATGACAACCAGCAGGTGAAGGCCGGCGACCTGTTGTTGAGTATCGACCGTGACCGTTTCGAAGCCGCGCTGGAAAAGGCCCTGGCGGTGGTGCAGACCCGTCAGCAACAACTCAATCTACGCGAGCGCGAAGCCAGCCGTCGCGCCAGCCTCGGGCCGCAAGCGATCAGCGCCGAACTGCGTGAAAACGCGCAAATCAACGCGGGCATTGCCCGTGGCGAACTGCGTGAAGCCCAGGCCGAAGCCAAGATGGCACAAATCAATCTGGACCGCAGCCAGGTCTACGCGCCGCGCAATGGCCATATCACCAACCTGCGCCTGGCCGAAGGCAATTATGTGAATGCCGGGCAATCGGTCATGGCGTTGATCGACGATTCGACCTTCTATGTGCAGGCATATTTCGAAGAAACCAAACTGCCGCGGATTCGCGTCGGCGATCCGGTGAAGGTCTGGTTGATGAGCGCCGGGGAGGCGTTGCAGGGACATGTGGAAAGCATCAGCCGCGGGATTACCGATCGCAATACGACGCCTGATGGTCAATTGCTGGCGGAAGTGGAGCCGACCTTCAACTGGGTCAGGCTGGCGCAACGGATTCCGGTGCGGATCAAACTGGACCACGTGCCCGAAGGGCTGAATCTGAGTGCGGGGATGACGGCGAGCGTGCAGGTGCAGGAGGGTGCGCGCTAG
- the pgl gene encoding 6-phosphogluconolactonase, translating into MAISDLKLPQGVSAREFKNPVQLAEGLALGVAQQLREAIDTQGTATLVVSGGRSPVAFFQHLAKQPLDWSNVVVSLADERWVPVEHADSNAGLLKKYLLQGPAAKAQFLSLYSATANLEQAADQADRLLAELPAIDVLVLGMGDDGHTASLFPNSPNLADALKADGTRRCYPMLAPTVPHQRLTMSRALLASAKHKVLSISGQSKLTTLNTALAGDDVAELPIRAFLQPTLEIYWCP; encoded by the coding sequence ATGGCGATATCTGATTTGAAACTGCCTCAGGGCGTCAGCGCCCGTGAGTTCAAGAACCCGGTGCAATTGGCCGAAGGCCTGGCGCTGGGCGTGGCCCAACAATTGCGCGAGGCGATCGACACCCAGGGCACCGCAACGCTGGTGGTGTCCGGTGGTCGCAGCCCGGTGGCATTTTTTCAGCACCTGGCCAAGCAGCCACTGGACTGGTCGAACGTGGTGGTCAGCCTGGCTGATGAGCGTTGGGTCCCGGTTGAGCACGCCGACAGCAATGCCGGCTTGCTGAAGAAGTATCTGCTGCAAGGCCCGGCGGCCAAGGCGCAGTTCCTGAGTCTGTACAGCGCCACCGCCAACTTGGAACAGGCGGCCGACCAAGCGGACCGTTTGCTGGCTGAATTGCCGGCAATCGACGTGCTGGTGCTGGGCATGGGCGACGACGGTCACACCGCATCCCTGTTCCCCAATAGCCCGAACCTCGCCGACGCCTTGAAAGCCGATGGCACGCGTCGTTGCTACCCGATGCTGGCGCCGACCGTGCCGCATCAGCGCCTGACCATGAGTCGTGCGCTGCTGGCTTCGGCCAAACATAAAGTGCTGTCGATTTCCGGTCAGTCCAAGCTGACCACCCTGAACACCGCTTTGGCCGGCGACGATGTCGCCGAATTGCCGATTCGCGCATTTTTGCAACCCACGTTAGAGATTTACTGGTGCCCATGA
- a CDS encoding intradiol ring-cleavage dioxygenase, with protein sequence MDDNTSATPVYLLSPEQIAGPYFRNPKLIRRNISEGADGIPLVLRLAIVDAMTGQPVPDALVDIWHCNARGAYSGWSKVNPDVEVDAGDIGSVPRTDDDTYLRGGQFTDKKGIARFTTICPGFYAGRALHIHVAVRITSGNNYLQERHVAWVGQLYFPEVAARSVLNAREYSGRAIPALSNDQDFFYQSMGGEASTLNVHTLARDSNEDGFFGQMTIGIDTFAVSSQIKPEDFDKYTV encoded by the coding sequence ATGGACGACAACACCTCAGCAACACCCGTTTACCTGCTTTCACCGGAACAGATAGCCGGTCCCTATTTCCGCAATCCGAAACTGATCAGACGCAATATCAGCGAAGGCGCCGACGGCATCCCGTTGGTGTTGCGGCTGGCCATAGTGGATGCCATGACCGGCCAGCCCGTTCCCGATGCGCTGGTGGATATCTGGCACTGCAATGCGCGCGGGGCATACTCCGGTTGGAGCAAGGTCAATCCGGATGTGGAAGTCGATGCCGGAGACATCGGCTCGGTCCCGCGAACCGACGACGACACTTATCTGCGCGGCGGGCAATTCACCGACAAGAAAGGCATCGCCCGGTTCACCACGATCTGTCCGGGGTTTTATGCCGGGCGTGCCTTGCACATCCACGTCGCCGTTCGCATCACCAGCGGTAACAACTATCTGCAGGAGCGACACGTCGCCTGGGTGGGTCAGTTGTACTTTCCCGAGGTCGCCGCGCGCTCGGTGCTCAATGCCCGGGAGTACAGCGGTCGCGCCATCCCTGCATTGAGTAACGATCAAGACTTTTTCTACCAGAGCATGGGCGGCGAAGCCTCGACCTTGAACGTTCACACCCTCGCTCGAGACTCGAATGAAGACGGCTTTTTCGGGCAGATGACCATCGGCATCGACACCTTTGCAGTGTCATCCCAGATCAAGCCCGAGGACTTCGACAAGTACACGGTGTGA
- the zwf gene encoding glucose-6-phosphate dehydrogenase — MPSITVEPCTFALFGALGDLALRKLFPALYQLDGAGLLHEDTRIIALAREPGDEQQHLAFISAELRRYVGAKELDEAVVERFLARLSYLHVDFLNADDYVALAEMAGSAQRVIAYFATPAAVYGAICENLAKVGLAENTRVVLEKPIGSDLESSRKVNDAVAQFFPENRTYRIDHYLGKETVQNLIALRFANSLFETQWNQNYISHVEITVAEKVGIEGRWGYFDKAGQLRDMIQNHLLQLLCLIAMDPPADLSADSIRDEKVKVLKALAPISPEGLTTQVVRGQYIAGYSEGKPVPGYLEEPNSNTQSDTETFVALRADIRNWRWAGVPFYLRTGKRMPQKLSQIVIHFKEPSHYIFAPEQRLQISNKLIIRLQPDEGISLRVMTKEQGLDKGMQLRSGPLQLNFSDTWRSARIPDAYERLLLEVMRGNQNLFVRKDEIEAAWKWCDQLIAGWKKSGDAPKPYAAGSWGPMSSIALITRDGRSWYGDI, encoded by the coding sequence ATGCCTTCGATTACGGTTGAACCGTGCACCTTCGCCTTGTTCGGCGCCCTTGGCGACCTGGCCTTGCGCAAGCTGTTTCCTGCCCTTTATCAGCTCGACGGTGCGGGCCTCCTGCACGAGGACACGCGGATCATCGCGCTGGCCCGTGAGCCGGGCGATGAACAGCAGCATCTGGCGTTCATCAGCGCCGAACTGCGCCGCTACGTCGGTGCCAAAGAGCTGGACGAAGCCGTGGTCGAACGCTTCCTGGCGCGCCTGAGCTACCTGCACGTCGATTTCCTCAACGCCGACGACTATGTGGCCCTGGCTGAAATGGCCGGCAGCGCGCAGCGGGTCATTGCCTATTTCGCCACGCCGGCAGCGGTGTATGGCGCGATCTGCGAAAACCTGGCAAAGGTCGGCCTGGCGGAAAACACCCGCGTGGTGCTGGAAAAACCTATCGGTTCGGACCTGGAATCCTCGCGCAAGGTCAACGATGCCGTGGCGCAGTTCTTCCCGGAAAACCGCACGTATCGCATCGACCACTACCTGGGCAAGGAAACCGTCCAGAACCTGATCGCCCTGCGTTTCGCCAACAGCCTGTTCGAAACCCAGTGGAACCAGAACTACATCTCCCACGTGGAAATCACCGTGGCCGAGAAGGTCGGGATCGAAGGCCGCTGGGGTTACTTCGACAAGGCCGGTCAGCTGCGGGACATGATCCAGAATCACCTGCTGCAACTGCTCTGCCTGATCGCCATGGACCCGCCGGCCGACCTGTCCGCCGACAGCATCCGTGACGAGAAAGTCAAAGTCCTCAAGGCGCTGGCGCCGATCAGTCCGGAAGGCCTGACCACTCAAGTGGTGCGCGGCCAATACATCGCCGGCTACAGCGAAGGCAAACCGGTACCGGGTTACCTGGAAGAGCCAAATTCCAACACCCAGAGCGACACCGAAACCTTCGTCGCCTTGCGTGCTGATATCCGCAATTGGCGCTGGGCCGGCGTGCCGTTCTATCTGCGTACCGGCAAGCGCATGCCGCAGAAGCTCTCGCAGATTGTCATCCACTTCAAGGAACCGTCGCATTACATCTTCGCTCCCGAGCAGCGCCTGCAAATCAGCAACAAGCTGATTATCCGCCTGCAACCGGACGAAGGCATTTCCTTGCGTGTGATGACCAAAGAACAAGGCCTGGACAAGGGCATGCAGTTGCGCAGCGGTCCGTTGCAGCTGAATTTTTCCGACACCTGGCGCAGTGCACGGATTCCCGATGCCTACGAGCGGTTGTTGCTGGAAGTGATGCGCGGCAATCAGAACCTGTTTGTCCGTAAAGATGAAATCGAAGCCGCGTGGAAGTGGTGTGACCAGTTGATCGCCGGATGGAAAAAATCCGGTGATGCGCCCAAGCCGTACGCGGCCGGGTCCTGGGGGCCGATGAGCTCCATTGCTCTGATCACGCGGGACGGGAGGTCGTGGTATGGCGATATCTGA
- a CDS encoding DUF3820 family protein → MNPEKLELLITRQMPFGKYKGRIIADLPGPYLNWFAREGFPHGELGGLLALMQEIDHNGLSELLEPLRAKHGKPAPRH, encoded by the coding sequence ATGAACCCTGAAAAGCTCGAACTGCTGATAACTCGCCAGATGCCCTTCGGCAAATACAAGGGCCGAATCATTGCCGACCTGCCCGGCCCCTACCTGAACTGGTTTGCCCGGGAAGGATTTCCCCACGGCGAGCTGGGCGGTCTGCTGGCCCTGATGCAGGAAATAGATCACAACGGTTTGTCTGAATTGCTCGAACCCTTGCGTGCCAAACACGGCAAACCCGCGCCACGCCACTGA
- a CDS encoding ferritin-like domain-containing protein — MTDMNKEAISVLNDLIETSKDGQEGFKTCAEDIKHPELKTLFVQRSAECATAASELQSAVRSMGGDPETSTSVSGDLHRRWVDVKSMFTGKDEEAVLNEAERGEDHALKAYRDAMEKINKHNLVGIRDLVERQYHGVQRNHDQVKVLRNQARARS, encoded by the coding sequence ATGACTGACATGAATAAAGAAGCGATTTCTGTACTCAACGACCTGATTGAAACCAGCAAGGACGGTCAGGAAGGGTTCAAGACTTGCGCTGAAGACATCAAACACCCTGAACTCAAAACCCTGTTCGTGCAACGTTCCGCAGAGTGCGCCACGGCGGCTTCTGAACTGCAAAGTGCGGTTCGTTCCATGGGCGGCGATCCGGAAACCTCCACCAGTGTCAGTGGTGACTTGCACCGTCGCTGGGTTGATGTGAAGTCGATGTTCACCGGCAAGGACGAAGAAGCGGTGCTCAATGAAGCCGAGCGTGGCGAAGACCATGCGCTGAAGGCATACCGAGACGCCATGGAAAAAATCAACAAGCATAACCTGGTAGGCATTCGCGACCTCGTTGAGCGTCAGTACCACGGCGTGCAACGCAATCACGATCAAGTGAAAGTCCTGCGTAACCAGGCACGCGCACGCTCGTAA
- a CDS encoding DUF1656 domain-containing protein, producing the protein MGLREWSVGGVLLSPFLIYVVLALLVTGALRLLLRLTPVSRWIWHEALFDCALYVCVLTVITFVLGPL; encoded by the coding sequence ATGGGCTTGCGTGAGTGGTCGGTGGGCGGGGTACTGCTCAGCCCGTTTCTGATTTATGTGGTGCTGGCGTTGCTGGTGACCGGCGCTTTGCGCCTGTTGTTGCGGTTGACCCCGGTGAGCCGCTGGATCTGGCATGAAGCATTGTTTGATTGCGCCTTGTACGTCTGTGTATTGACCGTGATTACCTTCGTCCTCGGTCCCTTATAA